One genomic window of Lytechinus variegatus isolate NC3 chromosome 1, Lvar_3.0, whole genome shotgun sequence includes the following:
- the LOC121422844 gene encoding uncharacterized protein LOC121422844: MQSHHEDREDSMLLVSRMQALVRGTLIRRSLKNLRAEFEEINNELQGEVPIHALTHWPAKTPCRPVFSSSNEGIDVLQRLAKKDWRKPHPSPQSQHPVRIEGEPASHQDSGDFESVLSQQSEHPLIPEGEPACSEVCVESKEPSQQSEQSSSIEGYDTSQQYSSDFQSRSSLSSSEKSFQHSSGDSLLPSDSNVEGRNPSVHSLSERSIVDNQGANELFLPASVINETAENGEQLIMGQKRIKEEQRNQIVSKSLLPERYDTDHEVNMEGGSPFCLSHGTEFIQAQTLDGRGDGEKNEGSDDKQCNTTRSNDSEKIMQRQSLNETDLTLVSSLEESSITLSSPDKEAVSIDACHQSDQLNREDAGISSNGQRLPAGQDVLGQSSNATSGTDSSSLPPISSQSCKGPALQSRTMSNGPPSVGDLPLPHSHHQQTNLGQNEAKGSKTVTSERTLVQSQGATGFGPDDSRQVLVHNSNHTSDFDASGAADMTSIWSTDLSDSDDEVPKREDERKLREMRNNTAMELLWIQQAIESRKNYLRLKSKMTISNGTDQ; this comes from the exons ATGCAATCGCATCACGAGGACAGGGAGGATTCCATGCTACTTGTAAGCAGAATGCAG GCATTGGTGAGAGGGACTCTGATTAGGAGATCATTAAAGAACTTGAGAGCGGAGTTTGAAGAAATCAACAATGAACTGCAAGGAGAAGTTCCCATTCATGCACTCACCCATTGGCCAGCAAAGACACCATGTAGACCGGTATTCAGCTCATCAAATGAG gGTATTGATGTACTCCAGAGACTAGCCAAAAAGGATTGGCGTAAACCACACCCTTCACCGCAATCTCAGCATCCAGTGAGGATAGAAGGTGAGCCAGCATCTCACCAAGATTCTGGTGACTTTGAGTCAGTACTCTCACAGCAATCTGAGCATCCATTGATTCCAGAGGGTGAGCCAGCATGTTCCGAAGTTTGTGTTGAGTCAAAAGAACCCTCACAGCAATCTGAGCAATCAAGTAGTATAGAGGGTTATGATACATCTCAGCAATATTCATCCGACTTCCAGTCAAGatcttctttatcatcatcagaGAAGTCTTTCCAACATTCCTCAGGAGATTCCTTGCTACCATCAGATTCAAATGTAGAGGGCAGGAACCCAAGTGTACACAGTCTCTCAGAGAGATCCATTGTTGATAATCAAG GTGCAAATGAATTATTCCTTCCAGCATCAGTCATCAATGAAACAGCAGAAAATGGAGAACAATTGATAATGGGACAGAAACGGATTAAGGAAGAACAACGTAACCAAATTGTTTCTAAATCTCTCTTGCCTGAAAGGTATGATACAGATCATGAGGTCAATATGGAAGGAGGATCCCCTTTCTGTCTAAGTCATGGAACAGAATTTATCCAAGCACAAACTCTGGATGGAAGAGGGGATGGTGAGAAGAATGAGGGAAGTGATGATAAGCAATGTAATACCACCAGAAGTAATGACAGTGAGAAGATAATGCAGAGACAGAGTTTGAATGAAACTGACTTGACCCTTGTGTCTTCACTGGAGGAATCATCTATTACATTATCTTCACCAGACAAAGAAGCAGTATCGATAGATGCCTGTCACCAGAGTGACCAATTGAATCGTGAGGATGCTGGGATTTCATCAAATGGCCAG AGGCTTCCAGCTGGACAAGATGTTCTCGGTCAGTCATCAAATGCAACATCTGGTACGGATTCATCGTCCTTACCTCCCATCTCCAGCCAGTCTTGTAAAGGACCAGCTTTGCAATCCCGAACCATGAGCAATGGTCCACCGAGTGTAGGAGACTTGCCCCTTCCCCATTCCCATCATCAGCAGACAAACCTGGGCCAAAATGAAGCCAAGGGATCTAAAACTGTGACTTCTGAGCGAACACTTGTACAGTCACAAGGCGCTACGGGATTTGGTCCTGATGACAGCAGACAGGTCCTAGTGCACAATAGCAATCACACAAGTGATTTTGATGCATCTGGAGCTGCTGATATGACTTCCATTTGGAGTACAGATTTGTCAGATAGTG atgatgaaGTGCCAAAGAGAGAAGATGAAAGAAAGCTGAGGGAGATGAGAAACAATACTGCCATGGAGTTACTGTGGATACAGCAAGCAATTGAAAGCAGGAAGAAT TATCTGAGGCTGAAGAGTAAGATGACAATCAGTAATGGGACAGATCAGTGA